Proteins encoded together in one bacterium window:
- the typA gene encoding translational GTPase TypA yields the protein MRTDIRNIAIIAHVDHGKTTLVDQMLTQSGTAVEHAERVMDSGDIERERGITILAKNTSIQLPNGKINIVDTPGHMDFGGEVERTLQMVEGFLLLVDAAEGPLPGTRFVLQKALQLNLKPIVVINKIDRKDADIERTEALIHDLFLDLVTHEDQLVFPIVYGSSRGGYMSTSPNVTSGTMQPLFDAILEHIPAPVAKAETLQLLITNLDYSDYMGRIGIGRIFSGTLSVGQQIIICKGEKASAPIKVTKIYLFEGLERKETQSARFGDIVAVTGFAEELTIGSTLCDVGFPIPLPYIDIDEPTLSIYVSVNDSPFAGREGSLLTSRQIWDRLEKEIKTNLALRIEQTENGDTFKVSGRGQLHLGILIEEMRREGFELQVSAPEVIYKTVNGARHEPFELLTLDVEEEHQGVLMENIGKRKGLMENMTHYGTNKVKLEFKIPARTLIGFRSEFVTDTRGTGLMSHRFHSYGPYAGDLDRRSKGAMISMEGGKITAYALDGLQPRGILFVKPTQECYEGMIVGEHSRDNDLDVNPTKGKKLTNMRASGTDDAVKLAPPKVMILETALDWINDDELIEVTPQSIRLRKRYLKAGERKRK from the coding sequence ATACGTACCGATATTAGAAATATTGCTATTATAGCACACGTTGACCATGGCAAGACTACGTTAGTTGATCAAATGCTTACTCAATCTGGCACAGCTGTTGAACATGCTGAGCGGGTCATGGACTCCGGTGATATTGAGCGTGAACGTGGTATTACTATTCTCGCTAAAAACACCTCCATCCAACTGCCAAATGGCAAGATCAACATTGTTGATACCCCAGGCCACATGGACTTTGGTGGAGAAGTTGAACGAACATTACAAATGGTTGAAGGCTTCTTGTTGCTTGTTGATGCGGCAGAAGGCCCACTTCCAGGCACTCGTTTTGTATTACAAAAAGCATTACAACTCAATTTGAAACCAATTGTTGTTATTAATAAAATCGATCGTAAAGATGCCGACATCGAAAGAACAGAAGCCCTCATTCACGATTTATTTTTAGATTTGGTAACACATGAAGACCAATTGGTATTCCCAATTGTTTACGGATCTTCACGTGGCGGCTACATGTCCACATCGCCAAACGTTACCAGCGGCACCATGCAACCATTGTTTGATGCTATTTTGGAACACATTCCGGCCCCAGTTGCAAAAGCAGAAACCTTACAATTGCTGATTACCAACTTGGACTATTCAGACTACATGGGCAGAATTGGTATTGGTAGAATCTTTAGCGGCACGCTAAGCGTTGGTCAGCAAATTATTATTTGCAAGGGCGAAAAAGCAAGTGCACCGATCAAAGTAACCAAAATTTACCTTTTCGAAGGCCTTGAACGTAAAGAAACACAAAGCGCACGCTTTGGTGATATCGTTGCGGTTACCGGCTTTGCGGAAGAATTAACCATCGGCTCGACCTTGTGCGACGTTGGTTTCCCAATCCCATTGCCATACATCGACATCGATGAACCCACCTTGTCCATTTACGTTTCCGTAAACGATTCTCCGTTTGCCGGCAGAGAAGGCAGCTTGCTGACCTCGCGTCAAATTTGGGACCGCCTGGAAAAAGAAATTAAAACAAACCTTGCGTTGCGTATTGAACAAACTGAAAACGGCGACACGTTCAAAGTGTCCGGTCGTGGCCAGCTTCATCTTGGTATCTTGATTGAAGAAATGCGTCGCGAAGGATTTGAATTGCAAGTTTCAGCACCTGAGGTTATTTATAAGACCGTTAATGGTGCTCGTCACGAACCATTCGAATTGTTAACGTTGGACGTTGAAGAAGAACACCAAGGCGTACTCATGGAAAACATTGGGAAGCGTAAAGGTCTCATGGAAAACATGACCCATTACGGCACGAACAAAGTTAAACTTGAGTTCAAAATTCCTGCTCGAACCTTGATTGGTTTCCGTAGTGAATTTGTGACCGACACGCGCGGTACCGGCTTGATGAGCCACCGTTTCCACAGCTACGGGCCTTATGCTGGCGACCTTGATCGTCGTTCAAAAGGCGCTATGATTTCTATGGAAGGCGGCAAAATTACCGCGTACGCGCTTGATGGCTTGCAACCTCGTGGGATTCTGTTTGTTAAACCAACTCAAGAATGCTATGAAGGCATGATTGTTGGTGAACACAGCCGCGATAATGACCTTGACGTTAACCCAACCAAAGGTAAGAAATTGACCAACATGCGTGCTTCAGGCACTGATGATGCGGTTAAACTTGCCCCACCAAAAGTCATGATACTGGAAACAGCACTTGACTGGATTAACGACGATGAACTTATCGAAGTTACGCCGCAATCAATTCGCTTGAGAAAGCGTTATTTGAAAGCAGGCGAACGTAAACGTAAGTAA
- a CDS encoding nucleotidyltransferase domain-containing protein, with protein sequence MIPTIENYQDKLLEIINKHLSECSVYLFGSRARNTHREGADIDLALDCGKKLDISTLFKIKSDIEDSTIPIFVDLVDLQDASPDLKNEIMNDRILWQK encoded by the coding sequence ATGATACCAACAATCGAAAACTATCAAGACAAATTACTTGAAATCATCAACAAGCATCTTTCCGAATGCTCAGTATACCTTTTTGGCTCTCGAGCACGCAATACTCATCGAGAGGGTGCCGATATTGATTTGGCGCTTGATTGTGGGAAAAAACTCGATATTTCTACTTTATTCAAAATTAAATCTGATATTGAAGATTCAACCATTCCTATTTTTGTAGATCTCGTAGATCTGCAAGACGCCTCTCCAGATCTAAAAAACGAAATTATGAATGACAGAATTTTATGGCAAAAATAG
- a CDS encoding nucleotidyltransferase substrate binding protein, protein MAKIEVKHKYLCKALATLENAIVNLEKVKKTAPKEYAADLVHDLELHIRDSMIQRFEYTIENLWKYLKDYSYEKFRVVHEIQASRPIIRTCCQAMIISEQEASLLIEMIDYRNETSHRYKEEVAEILSTKIAHYYPAIEKIVRRLKP, encoded by the coding sequence ATGGCAAAAATAGAAGTAAAACATAAATATCTTTGCAAGGCCTTAGCTACCTTGGAAAATGCTATTGTAAACTTAGAAAAAGTAAAAAAAACAGCACCAAAAGAATACGCCGCCGATCTCGTACATGATCTCGAACTTCATATACGAGATTCCATGATCCAGCGCTTTGAATACACCATAGAAAATCTTTGGAAATATTTAAAAGATTACAGCTATGAAAAATTTAGAGTTGTACACGAAATTCAAGCATCAAGACCAATTATTCGCACATGTTGCCAAGCAATGATTATTTCTGAGCAAGAAGCAAGTCTTCTCATTGAAATGATTGATTATCGCAATGAGACCTCCCATCGCTACAAGGAAGAAGTTGCCGAAATTCTAAGCACCAAGATTGCACACTATTATCCAGCTATTGAAAAAATCGTTCGGCGCCTGAAACCATAA
- a CDS encoding DUF721 domain-containing protein has translation MATAIKRLIFDCINQEHRWKITLLQKWEDIIGPMKQNVTLESITNDCIYLGVTHPAWAQELMMLAPMLKRKINTVLQEERVKEIRFRILKTKKPDPTKKNHQDNNSLQEDDPKRYALNNDEYEHLEKVEDNELRASLQKFLIHCKKTKRS, from the coding sequence GTGGCAACTGCAATTAAACGATTAATATTTGACTGTATTAATCAAGAACATCGTTGGAAGATAACGCTTTTACAAAAGTGGGAAGATATCATTGGTCCCATGAAACAAAACGTTACACTTGAATCTATCACCAACGATTGTATTTATCTTGGCGTCACTCATCCCGCATGGGCTCAAGAGCTCATGATGCTGGCTCCAATGCTCAAAAGAAAAATTAATACGGTCTTACAAGAAGAGCGTGTTAAAGAAATTCGCTTCCGCATTTTAAAAACAAAAAAGCCGGACCCAACAAAAAAAAACCATCAGGACAACAACTCCTTGCAAGAAGATGATCCAAAGCGATACGCTTTGAATAATGATGAATATGAGCACCTTGAAAAAGTTGAAGATAACGAACTACGCGCATCATTACAAAAATTTCTTATTCATTGCAAAAAAACAAAGAGGAGTTAA
- a CDS encoding DUF3808 domain-containing protein — protein MKCLSTFLVLILVLGIESSAKSSIQLSKDTTSGKADQYAQFLAANYQYGKGNVQKALQSFRALLAKKHSPFVYDSFIQLLADTGQFDVIKKLYATKGKEFKELFKDQHEHDLILAQTYAFTGQEDKAEDLFQKLLKKFPDNPQIAYFTAMSYIKKNNIPKALEFLEQCIKNPQLAQKHFLFLFLQSKIYLDQKKYTEALRTIEASIKMFPQFDRGWLVKAMLMEQLGNTKEAIKGYKHFLDLTGGDEQIEKQLVQLLFVEEKFDEAALYMSRIKNDTPRHHFDLALLNFRAKKYEEALKAINNVG, from the coding sequence ATGAAGTGCTTAAGCACCTTCTTAGTTTTGATACTTGTTTTGGGAATTGAGTCATCAGCCAAATCATCAATTCAATTGAGTAAAGACACAACCAGTGGCAAGGCAGACCAATACGCACAATTTTTAGCCGCCAATTATCAGTACGGCAAAGGCAATGTTCAAAAAGCCTTGCAGAGCTTTCGTGCTCTTTTAGCAAAAAAACATTCGCCCTTCGTTTACGATTCATTCATACAACTATTGGCAGATACCGGTCAATTTGACGTCATAAAAAAACTCTACGCAACCAAAGGCAAAGAGTTCAAAGAACTTTTTAAAGATCAACACGAACATGATTTAATTCTTGCCCAAACGTACGCATTTACCGGCCAAGAAGACAAAGCAGAAGATCTATTTCAAAAGCTGCTCAAAAAATTTCCCGACAATCCACAAATCGCTTACTTTACCGCGATGTCGTACATCAAAAAAAATAATATCCCCAAAGCGCTCGAATTTCTTGAACAATGCATCAAAAATCCGCAACTTGCACAAAAACATTTTCTCTTTCTCTTTTTGCAATCAAAAATTTATTTGGATCAAAAAAAATATACCGAAGCCCTGCGCACCATCGAAGCAAGTATAAAAATGTTTCCTCAATTTGATCGCGGTTGGCTGGTCAAAGCGATGCTGATGGAACAACTGGGCAACACGAAAGAAGCAATCAAAGGCTATAAACATTTTCTCGATTTGACAGGCGGCGACGAACAAATAGAAAAACAACTTGTTCAGCTCCTTTTTGTTGAAGAAAAATTTGATGAAGCTGCGTTGTACATGAGCCGCATCAAAAATGATACCCCGCGCCACCATTTTGATCTTGCACTCTTAAATTTTAGAGCAAAAAAATATGAAGAAGCACTCAAAGCCATCAACAACGTTGGCTAA
- a CDS encoding UDP-N-acetylglucosamine--N-acetylmuramyl-(pentapeptide) pyrophosphoryl-undecaprenol N-acetylglucosamine transferase has translation MTSNKRPTIVLVGGGSGGHVIPCLVLGKRWLAQCPDGNVVLITDVTRQRQWFNDALSDMPTTNFSTSFLSLAKRSGGRIKQMVMLPLMAGQLIAAVVKSFFVLRKLKPEKIISTGGFVSLPVCVAAWLQSYPIELYELNAEPGLAVMFLARFATTIMLPFSITHPKLPARKCTTYDYPLRYSTADRDDSSFNKHEFLQTIGFATNRTTLLILGGSQGSVSLNKTLKDFFVTMHDASQKVQVIHQTGEYDAAGWQEFYRARNIPAHTFAYQQSLKNFYRAADLVITRAGAGTLFELLFFGKHSIVVPLITKTTAHQRENALGIARLKPELFTVVHELAEVPKTLQSKLMA, from the coding sequence ATGACATCAAATAAAAGACCAACCATCGTTCTTGTTGGCGGCGGCTCTGGCGGCCATGTTATTCCCTGCCTCGTGCTTGGTAAGCGCTGGCTTGCACAATGCCCAGACGGCAACGTTGTGCTCATAACCGACGTTACGCGCCAGCGGCAATGGTTTAACGATGCGCTGAGCGACATGCCGACCACCAATTTTTCGACTAGTTTTTTATCACTGGCAAAACGCTCTGGCGGTCGTATTAAGCAAATGGTTATGCTGCCGCTCATGGCCGGGCAGTTGATAGCGGCGGTTGTAAAAAGTTTTTTTGTATTGCGCAAACTTAAACCGGAAAAAATTATTTCTACTGGCGGCTTTGTTTCGCTGCCGGTTTGTGTTGCGGCCTGGCTGCAAAGCTACCCAATCGAGTTGTATGAGTTGAATGCCGAGCCCGGCTTGGCGGTCATGTTTCTTGCACGTTTTGCTACAACCATCATGCTGCCGTTTTCCATTACACACCCAAAGCTACCGGCAAGAAAATGCACAACGTACGATTATCCTCTGCGCTACAGTACGGCAGACCGCGATGATAGTAGTTTTAATAAACATGAATTTTTACAAACCATTGGCTTTGCTACCAACCGCACCACGTTGTTAATTTTGGGCGGCTCGCAAGGTTCGGTTTCGCTCAATAAAACACTCAAAGATTTTTTTGTTACGATGCATGATGCGTCACAAAAAGTGCAAGTGATTCATCAGACGGGCGAGTACGATGCTGCCGGCTGGCAGGAGTTTTATCGTGCACGTAACATTCCCGCTCACACGTTTGCGTACCAACAAAGTCTTAAAAATTTTTATCGCGCGGCTGATTTAGTAATCACGCGCGCTGGCGCTGGCACACTTTTTGAATTATTATTTTTTGGCAAGCACAGCATTGTGGTCCCGCTCATCACTAAAACAACGGCCCACCAACGAGAGAATGCGCTTGGTATCGCGCGTTTAAAACCTGAATTATTTACGGTTGTTCATGAATTGGCAGAGGTGCCAAAGACGCTTCAGTCCAAACTGATGGCGTAG
- a CDS encoding type II toxin-antitoxin system RelE/ParE family toxin, whose product MLKIVQTPTFSRQVKKLHKNQKKDLDVAVSTILANPLVGEMKKGDLDGLQVYKFRMVNQLMLLAYEFYENEVRLLLVALGSHENFYRDLKK is encoded by the coding sequence ATGCTTAAGATTGTACAAACACCAACTTTTTCTCGGCAGGTAAAAAAGTTGCACAAGAATCAAAAAAAAGATTTGGATGTTGCTGTCAGTACGATTTTAGCAAACCCTTTGGTTGGTGAAATGAAAAAGGGTGATTTGGATGGTCTCCAAGTTTATAAATTCAGAATGGTTAATCAGCTGATGTTGTTGGCGTACGAATTTTATGAAAATGAAGTACGCTTGTTATTAGTTGCTCTTGGATCGCATGAAAATTTTTATCGTGATTTAAAAAAGTAA
- a CDS encoding ParD-like family protein, whose product MATAVKLSESIVSKAKKISKALNRSVAGQIEHWAKIGKIAEENPDLTYEFIKNILIAQQEAKSEDLEPYLFDKK is encoded by the coding sequence ATGGCAACTGCAGTTAAATTGTCAGAAAGTATTGTTTCTAAAGCCAAGAAAATTTCAAAGGCTTTAAATCGTTCGGTGGCGGGTCAGATTGAGCATTGGGCAAAGATTGGCAAAATTGCTGAAGAGAATCCCGATTTAACGTATGAGTTTATTAAAAATATTCTCATAGCTCAGCAAGAAGCAAAATCAGAAGATTTAGAACCATATCTTTTTGACAAAAAATAA
- a CDS encoding MerR family DNA-binding transcriptional regulator: MAQWRIKEMSDLTDISVRMLRYYDKMGLLKPSARSANGYRWYNEQDLATLQQILALKFFGFDLNQIKTMLQQKLGIRQHLHAQQEMLKEQAAQLSQAHEALETVIARLGPSGIPDWNDLISLIERYRMSEAIKKTWAGKNLNKNQLADWIEIRKQHPKEFELYEKLIEQINEMKFGKPESAQAQEIILQLIDINKKIKDTLAQLRKLNADIIRSIQVGNISDLALTREGNLWFQRALLFYWLGRWESLYQEIKKNLGADPHGAAGKKVAQAWRGLLAEQCVGTSPDLVLGTMLWHDMARQQVQLPAKAAASPAEELMKNIHIDFLLDADAMNWVEVALSSH, encoded by the coding sequence ATGGCACAATGGCGTATTAAAGAAATGAGCGATCTGACGGACATATCGGTCCGCATGTTGCGGTACTACGATAAAATGGGTCTGCTCAAACCGTCAGCGCGCTCGGCCAATGGGTACCGCTGGTACAATGAGCAAGACTTGGCAACGTTGCAGCAAATTTTGGCACTCAAGTTTTTTGGTTTTGATTTGAATCAGATTAAAACCATGCTGCAACAAAAGCTCGGGATTCGGCAACATTTGCATGCGCAGCAAGAGATGCTCAAAGAACAAGCGGCGCAGTTGAGTCAGGCACATGAGGCTTTAGAAACGGTCATTGCTCGTCTTGGACCATCAGGCATTCCCGATTGGAATGATTTAATTTCATTAATCGAAAGGTATCGTATGAGCGAAGCAATAAAGAAAACATGGGCTGGAAAGAATCTTAATAAGAATCAATTAGCAGATTGGATTGAGATTCGCAAGCAGCATCCCAAAGAATTTGAGTTATACGAAAAGTTAATTGAGCAAATCAATGAGATGAAATTTGGCAAACCTGAAAGTGCGCAAGCGCAAGAGATTATTTTGCAATTGATTGATATTAATAAAAAAATCAAAGACACGCTTGCGCAACTACGCAAGTTGAATGCTGATATCATACGCAGCATCCAGGTGGGCAATATTTCTGATTTGGCGTTGACCAGAGAAGGTAATCTGTGGTTCCAACGAGCGCTGCTGTTTTATTGGCTTGGCCGTTGGGAAAGTTTGTACCAAGAGATTAAGAAAAATCTTGGTGCCGATCCGCACGGTGCTGCCGGCAAAAAAGTGGCGCAGGCATGGCGCGGTCTTTTGGCCGAACAGTGTGTTGGCACATCGCCAGATTTAGTTTTAGGAACCATGCTGTGGCACGATATGGCGCGGCAACAGGTTCAGTTGCCAGCAAAAGCTGCCGCATCGCCAGCAGAAGAATTGATGAAAAATATTCATATTGATTTTTTACTTGACGCTGACGCAATGAATTGGGTTGAAGTAGCGCTCAGTTCGCATTAA
- a CDS encoding ankyrin repeat domain-containing protein, whose protein sequence is MKKKFLGSFLLALACATNAMPAAEKASEAELDLIDAAWRGDLKSVKKHLQIPGINVDAKNVDDDTALSLAVINGEAECVRVLLVHGADADVLECDQGTLLHMVARKGYIICLEELLKRPLTNVNVQDCYGNTPLHHAAAKGHIECILELMQHGADVTLANNDGQVPLQFAELKGHVACVEILQAAGKKQLEEQG, encoded by the coding sequence ATGAAGAAAAAATTTTTAGGATCATTTTTACTTGCGTTAGCTTGTGCAACCAATGCTATGCCAGCGGCTGAAAAAGCGTCAGAGGCTGAGTTGGATCTAATCGATGCTGCTTGGCGGGGTGATTTGAAAAGCGTTAAGAAGCATCTACAAATTCCTGGGATTAATGTTGATGCTAAGAACGTGGATGATGATACAGCTTTGTCCCTGGCTGTTATTAATGGCGAGGCTGAGTGTGTGAGAGTACTTTTAGTTCATGGTGCTGATGCCGATGTTCTAGAGTGCGATCAGGGTACGCTGCTTCATATGGTCGCTCGCAAGGGCTATATTATTTGCTTGGAAGAGCTTCTTAAAAGACCGCTTACTAATGTCAATGTGCAAGACTGCTACGGCAATACACCTTTGCATCATGCAGCAGCAAAAGGTCATATTGAATGTATTTTAGAGCTAATGCAACATGGTGCCGATGTTACTCTTGCGAATAATGATGGCCAAGTACCTTTGCAATTTGCTGAATTGAAAGGTCATGTTGCTTGTGTGGAAATACTTCAGGCAGCTGGCAAAAAACAGCTTGAAGAGCAAGGCTAG
- a CDS encoding helix-turn-helix transcriptional regulator, which translates to MSIIVKLDALLVERKMRLNELAERVGITEANLSILKMGKAKAIRFATLERLCKELSCQPGDLLKFCDEKDE; encoded by the coding sequence ATGAGTATTATAGTGAAACTTGATGCATTATTGGTAGAGCGCAAAATGAGATTAAATGAATTGGCCGAGCGCGTTGGCATTACGGAAGCGAATCTTTCTATTTTAAAAATGGGAAAAGCGAAAGCGATTCGTTTTGCAACGCTGGAGCGACTTTGCAAAGAACTGAGCTGTCAGCCGGGTGATTTGTTGAAATTTTGCGACGAAAAAGATGAGTAA